From one Acidobacteriota bacterium genomic stretch:
- a CDS encoding TonB-dependent receptor — protein sequence MKLPAAAAFAALALPYALAQAPCPRNATALAGIVHDATHAIVPGASLTLDGGTPEMSSGDGRFRFNCVAEGPHQLSVSAEGFATQTLALKAPHTATIDLTLKLQEVETSLDVDGDDSTPANSAAASGPTQSISGNRLQSLADDPDDLLRQLQQLAAAAGGNPSNATIAVDGFQDSSKLPPKSSIAYIKVNPDQFSAEYREPPFGGGRVEVYTKPGQPTFHGALFMTNGSPWMNARDPFSTSKAALGKQRYGFELTGPIRKKGSDFTMTLEHRSIDNFAVVNAITLDANGNQTRTVANVATPQRLWIGTAKVDWQLGAKNTFIASYSPNVNHLRNVGVGGTSLPEAGYDSQQYEHVLRFSDVTTISAHLMHEARLSLKWDGETDNPTATAPALQVAGAFTGGGATLGPQRLRELATEYDDDAILTTKNHTIKAGMQLWIYRERQQLTNNFNGTYNFGGGIAPVLDANGNPTGQTQTISGIEQYRRALAHLPGGTPTAYSNVAGSPEVNFTIVQNAFFVQDDWNVGHGVHIASGLRYFWQTDPTVLGSITPRMGILWSPDKKNRWTLHAHGGTFAGRFNRNAQSEVQRLNGVDRIASTVYSPVFGSPLAGSTAIHTVRQYSPHLSNLTWGAWNIGGTRVLPFGFNLSADYYQGRIWNYTRSNNINSPLNNNPYGPRPGAANLNILQMQPSGQGRVNATFVGIEQHTMKRVQFFFGGVRVNLIDDTDDNEFSTPQSSTSNAGEFAHRTGQPMWNLFGNGSLKLPQQLQLSANFNAGGDAHYNITTGFDNNGDGNFNDRPRYATPGQTGAIQTPYGLLIASGGTGVFPRNQGVMPWTFYLDTNLQRAFKLTRNTKAEHPQTLTVNLRSANVLNHMNVKSVGGVLGSPLFGTPYTADNGRRIEAGLRYSF from the coding sequence ATGAAGCTTCCCGCTGCCGCAGCCTTCGCTGCGCTTGCGCTCCCCTATGCTCTGGCGCAGGCCCCCTGCCCGCGAAACGCAACCGCGCTTGCAGGGATCGTTCACGATGCAACGCACGCCATCGTTCCCGGAGCTTCGCTCACGCTCGATGGCGGCACACCCGAGATGAGCAGCGGCGATGGACGCTTCCGCTTCAACTGCGTCGCCGAAGGCCCGCATCAACTCTCTGTCTCCGCCGAGGGCTTCGCCACGCAGACGCTCGCGCTCAAGGCGCCGCACACGGCAACGATCGATCTCACCCTGAAGCTTCAGGAGGTCGAGACCAGCCTCGACGTCGACGGCGACGACAGCACTCCGGCGAACAGCGCCGCAGCCAGCGGCCCCACACAGTCCATCTCCGGCAACCGTCTGCAATCGCTCGCCGACGACCCCGACGACCTGCTGCGTCAGTTGCAGCAGCTTGCCGCAGCCGCGGGAGGCAATCCCTCGAACGCCACCATCGCCGTCGACGGCTTTCAGGACTCCAGCAAGCTGCCGCCCAAGAGCTCCATCGCCTACATCAAGGTCAACCCCGACCAGTTCTCCGCCGAGTACCGCGAGCCTCCCTTCGGCGGCGGCCGCGTCGAGGTCTACACCAAACCCGGCCAGCCCACCTTTCACGGCGCACTGTTCATGACCAACGGCAGCCCATGGATGAACGCGCGTGACCCGTTCTCCACCAGCAAGGCCGCGCTGGGCAAACAGCGCTATGGCTTTGAGCTGACGGGCCCCATCCGCAAGAAGGGTTCAGACTTCACGATGACGCTGGAGCATCGCAGCATCGACAACTTCGCCGTCGTCAACGCCATCACGCTCGACGCCAACGGCAACCAGACCAGGACCGTCGCCAACGTCGCGACGCCGCAGCGTCTCTGGATCGGCACGGCGAAGGTCGACTGGCAGCTCGGCGCGAAGAACACCTTCATCGCCAGCTACAGCCCCAACGTCAACCACCTGCGGAACGTCGGCGTTGGAGGAACGTCGCTGCCCGAAGCAGGTTACGACAGCCAGCAGTACGAACACGTCCTCCGCTTCAGCGACGTCACCACAATCTCCGCGCACCTGATGCACGAGGCCCGCCTGAGCCTGAAGTGGGACGGCGAGACCGACAACCCCACCGCCACAGCTCCGGCATTGCAGGTCGCAGGAGCCTTCACCGGCGGCGGTGCAACGCTCGGCCCGCAGCGCCTGCGCGAGCTCGCCACCGAGTACGACGACGACGCCATCCTCACCACCAAAAACCACACGATCAAGGCCGGCATGCAGCTCTGGATCTACCGCGAGCGCCAGCAGCTCACCAACAACTTCAACGGCACATATAACTTTGGCGGAGGCATCGCGCCCGTGCTCGACGCCAACGGCAATCCCACTGGCCAGACACAAACCATCTCTGGCATCGAACAGTACCGCCGCGCTCTCGCTCACCTTCCCGGCGGAACGCCCACCGCCTACAGCAACGTCGCGGGATCGCCGGAGGTCAACTTCACCATCGTGCAGAACGCCTTCTTCGTTCAGGATGACTGGAACGTCGGCCACGGCGTTCACATCGCCTCAGGCCTGCGCTATTTCTGGCAGACGGACCCCACCGTGCTCGGCTCCATCACTCCGCGCATGGGCATCCTCTGGTCTCCCGACAAGAAAAATCGCTGGACCCTGCACGCGCACGGCGGCACGTTCGCTGGACGCTTCAACAGAAACGCGCAATCTGAAGTGCAGCGCCTGAACGGAGTCGACCGCATTGCGAGCACGGTCTACAGCCCCGTCTTCGGCAGTCCGCTCGCAGGCTCGACAGCGATTCACACTGTCCGGCAGTACTCGCCGCATCTCTCGAACCTCACCTGGGGAGCGTGGAACATCGGCGGTACGCGCGTGCTGCCCTTCGGCTTCAACCTCTCGGCCGACTACTACCAGGGCCGTATCTGGAACTACACGCGCTCCAACAACATCAACTCGCCCCTCAACAACAATCCCTACGGCCCGCGTCCCGGAGCCGCGAACCTCAACATCCTCCAGATGCAGCCCAGCGGCCAGGGTCGTGTGAACGCCACCTTCGTTGGCATCGAACAGCACACCATGAAGCGCGTGCAGTTCTTCTTTGGCGGAGTCCGCGTCAACCTGATCGACGATACTGACGACAACGAGTTCTCCACGCCGCAAAGCTCCACCTCCAACGCAGGGGAGTTCGCCCATCGCACCGGCCAGCCCATGTGGAACCTCTTCGGCAACGGCTCCCTCAAGCTGCCCCAGCAGCTTCAGCTCAGCGCGAATTTCAACGCCGGAGGCGATGCGCACTACAACATCACAACCGGCTTCGACAACAACGGCGACGGCAACTTCAATGACCGCCCACGCTATGCCACACCGGGACAAACCGGTGCAATCCAGACGCCTTACGGCCTACTGATCGCCAGCGGAGGCACCGGCGTCTTCCCACGCAACCAGGGCGTCATGCCCTGGACCTTCTATCTCGACACCAACCTGCAGCGCGCCTTCAAGCTCACGCGCAACACCAAGGCCGAGCACCCGCAGACCCTCACCGTCAACCTCCGCTCCGCGAACGTACTCAACCACATGAATGTGAAGTCCG
- a CDS encoding RidA family protein produces MESNSRRRFFGKAASMVAAAVAGTKLFAQQAPAAAPAQPGAPAGERPRRFGNRIHNGVYYFSGTGSNDGFGKEDHITVTDPFEKHVTRSMDALKKSLERAGSNMDSILNMQVFICLPHADSAPMPTGSAKFASYKEHYEALNKIYGTYFSPGKAPSRAFMAVEWIPGDSLVELVGSALLVDPSAVPAAPAAAPKPPAGL; encoded by the coding sequence ATGGAGAGCAACTCCCGGCGTAGATTTTTTGGAAAGGCCGCTTCGATGGTGGCGGCGGCAGTGGCGGGCACAAAGCTGTTTGCACAGCAGGCCCCGGCAGCAGCGCCGGCACAGCCGGGCGCGCCCGCAGGTGAGAGGCCGCGGCGGTTCGGAAACCGTATTCATAACGGCGTCTACTACTTCTCCGGCACCGGCTCGAACGACGGGTTCGGCAAGGAAGACCACATCACGGTGACCGACCCGTTTGAGAAGCATGTGACGCGCTCGATGGATGCGCTCAAGAAGTCGCTAGAGCGTGCAGGGTCGAACATGGACTCGATCCTTAATATGCAGGTCTTTATCTGCCTGCCGCACGCAGACTCTGCGCCGATGCCGACGGGCAGCGCCAAGTTTGCGTCGTACAAGGAGCACTACGAGGCCCTGAACAAGATTTACGGGACGTACTTTTCGCCGGGCAAGGCGCCTTCACGCGCCTTCATGGCGGTGGAGTGGATTCCCGGCGACTCGCTGGTCGAGCTGGTGGGCAGCGCGCTGTTGGTCGATCCGTCGGCTGTGCCTGCTGCTCCTGCGGCTGCGCCTAAGCCGCCCGCTGGCCTCTAA
- a CDS encoding aminotransferase class V-fold PLP-dependent enzyme, producing MSLKSRWNRRSFLGTMGAATGSIFAPKGAQAEKKQKDEKHGVDGHAIVPITKGLGSTGDVYAELGVKPLVNIVGTVTVIGGSVMKPEVMELMRQGNQHFVMINDLEVAAGRYIEKLCKTPAGYTGLVTGGVAAAIVVAYAGMLTEDLEPRLSKVPDLTGFPKNEVIIQKAHRNPFDHQVRQTGVSLVEVETKDQMINAINPKTLAMHYINIQSNMGKVSGPEMIEIAKKAGIYTFNDASADVPPKERLWEYPAQGWDFVAFSGGKDICGPQSTGVLIGKEQLIRWAQMNMSPQEDRIGRACKVGKEQIFALLKALEMFVDQDYDAVVKSYDDRAAVISKAVEKFGVTAQPRQFNPNALGNVTPHYSWKIDQTKTSLTAQDVMKALAETKPVGIGSMNADSMGMRGRNPDAPARPPRQRRFQQDPTVFGFAMWQLKDGEDKYIADRLAEIFSSAKKA from the coding sequence ATGAGTCTGAAATCACGTTGGAACCGCCGGTCGTTTCTGGGCACCATGGGAGCTGCTACGGGCAGCATCTTTGCGCCCAAGGGGGCGCAGGCCGAGAAGAAGCAGAAGGACGAGAAGCACGGCGTGGACGGCCACGCGATTGTGCCGATCACCAAGGGCCTTGGCTCGACGGGCGATGTTTACGCCGAGCTGGGCGTCAAACCGCTGGTCAACATTGTTGGCACCGTGACCGTCATCGGCGGCTCGGTCATGAAGCCCGAAGTGATGGAGCTGATGCGCCAGGGCAACCAGCACTTTGTGATGATCAACGACCTCGAGGTCGCTGCGGGGCGTTACATCGAGAAGCTGTGTAAGACCCCTGCGGGCTACACGGGCCTGGTGACGGGCGGCGTAGCTGCCGCCATCGTCGTGGCCTACGCCGGAATGTTGACGGAAGACCTGGAGCCGAGGCTGAGCAAGGTCCCCGACCTGACGGGCTTCCCCAAAAACGAGGTCATCATCCAGAAGGCGCACCGGAATCCCTTCGACCATCAGGTCCGCCAGACGGGCGTGTCTCTGGTCGAGGTGGAGACAAAGGACCAGATGATCAACGCCATCAACCCGAAGACGCTGGCGATGCACTACATCAACATCCAGTCGAACATGGGCAAGGTGAGCGGGCCCGAGATGATCGAGATTGCGAAGAAGGCGGGCATCTACACCTTCAACGACGCTTCGGCCGACGTTCCGCCGAAGGAGCGGCTGTGGGAGTACCCGGCGCAGGGCTGGGACTTTGTCGCGTTCTCGGGCGGCAAGGACATCTGCGGCCCGCAGTCGACGGGCGTGCTGATCGGCAAGGAGCAGCTGATCCGCTGGGCACAGATGAACATGAGCCCGCAGGAAGACCGCATCGGCCGCGCCTGCAAGGTGGGCAAGGAACAGATCTTCGCTCTGCTGAAGGCGCTGGAGATGTTCGTCGACCAGGACTACGACGCCGTGGTGAAGAGCTACGACGATCGCGCCGCCGTGATCTCCAAGGCGGTGGAGAAGTTCGGCGTGACGGCGCAGCCGCGTCAGTTCAACCCGAACGCGCTGGGCAACGTAACGCCGCACTATAGCTGGAAGATCGACCAGACGAAGACGAGCCTCACGGCGCAGGATGTGATGAAGGCGCTCGCGGAGACGAAGCCCGTGGGCATCGGCAGCATGAACGCCGACTCGATGGGCATGCGCGGACGCAACCCGGATGCACCGGCGCGCCCACCGCGGCAGCGCCGCTTCCAGCAGGATCCGACGGTGTTCGGGTTCGCCATGTGGCAGCTTAAGGACGGCGAGGACAAGTACATCGCCGACCGTCTGGCGGAGATCTTCTCCTCAGCGAAGAAGGCGTAG
- a CDS encoding M20/M25/M40 family metallo-hydrolase, with product MSFVRTVVRWSCFTAAAATLAIPSVAADKKSAKESVAETPSYYGAQPAKENIDLTMYARIRDEGFKHSHVMEFADALTNGIGPRLTGSPNMKKANEWTRDTLTKIGLENAHLEDWGEFGMGWQQVNTWGRIISPDAEPVWLQAAPWSPATSGPVTGEAVHIAISDVKDLDKYKGKLKGKIVLFGAIRSTPDLTDPLFHRYTDEELKEMESYPTGEGRAATPNIQQLLAERARLTAVRTAALKMMTEEGVAAIITPTRDGSKGGGTGIIFDDNGANLVRGAQVKEAAVAIPNAVMMIEHYNRIARLLDHKVPVTLEVNIETKFTGDHEHGFDTVAEIPGTDPKLKDQVVMVGGHLDSWISGTGATDNAAGSVVAMEAVRILKALGIKPKRTIRIALWSGEEQGLYGSQGYVKQHFGTFAEPEHADPASVPGFMRQRGKLTTTKEWETLDAYYNLDNGTGKIRGVYTQENYAIAPIFRQWLAPLADLGATTISYRNTGGTDHLSFDAVGLPGFQYIQDPMDYETRTHHSDMDTFDRLHAADLQQAAVIEAIFLYNTSEREQMMPRKPFPHPELDRQKSAPIEGIYPNAEK from the coding sequence ATGTCATTTGTACGCACGGTCGTGCGCTGGAGCTGTTTTACGGCTGCGGCGGCGACGCTTGCCATTCCCTCTGTCGCCGCTGACAAAAAGTCCGCAAAAGAGTCTGTCGCGGAGACGCCTTCCTACTACGGCGCTCAGCCTGCGAAAGAGAACATTGACCTGACGATGTATGCGCGGATTCGCGATGAGGGGTTCAAGCACTCGCACGTGATGGAGTTCGCCGACGCTCTGACGAACGGCATCGGGCCGCGGCTGACGGGTTCGCCCAACATGAAGAAGGCGAATGAGTGGACGCGCGATACGTTGACGAAGATTGGTCTCGAGAACGCGCACCTGGAGGACTGGGGCGAGTTCGGCATGGGATGGCAGCAGGTGAATACGTGGGGGAGGATCATCTCGCCGGATGCGGAGCCTGTCTGGTTGCAGGCGGCGCCGTGGTCTCCTGCGACGAGCGGGCCGGTGACGGGCGAGGCGGTGCATATCGCGATCAGCGACGTAAAAGACCTGGACAAGTACAAGGGCAAGCTGAAGGGCAAGATCGTTCTGTTTGGCGCGATCCGCTCGACGCCCGATCTGACTGACCCTCTGTTTCATCGCTACACGGATGAAGAGTTGAAGGAGATGGAGAGCTATCCGACTGGTGAAGGACGCGCTGCCACTCCGAATATTCAGCAGCTTCTGGCGGAGCGCGCGCGGTTGACTGCTGTGCGCACGGCGGCGTTGAAGATGATGACGGAGGAGGGCGTGGCTGCGATCATCACTCCTACGCGCGACGGCTCGAAGGGCGGCGGAACGGGAATCATCTTCGACGACAACGGGGCGAACCTGGTCCGCGGCGCTCAGGTGAAGGAGGCTGCGGTCGCGATTCCGAACGCCGTGATGATGATCGAGCACTACAACCGCATCGCGCGACTGCTGGACCACAAGGTGCCAGTGACGCTTGAGGTAAACATCGAGACGAAGTTTACCGGCGACCACGAGCACGGCTTCGATACGGTTGCCGAGATTCCCGGCACCGACCCGAAGCTGAAGGACCAGGTGGTGATGGTCGGTGGGCATCTCGATAGCTGGATCTCGGGCACGGGCGCGACCGACAACGCCGCGGGCTCAGTCGTTGCGATGGAGGCGGTGCGCATTCTGAAGGCGCTGGGCATCAAGCCGAAGCGCACGATCAGGATCGCGCTGTGGTCAGGCGAGGAGCAGGGGTTGTATGGCTCGCAGGGTTATGTGAAGCAACACTTCGGGACATTTGCGGAGCCGGAGCATGCTGATCCGGCGAGTGTGCCGGGCTTCATGCGGCAGCGCGGCAAGCTGACGACGACGAAGGAGTGGGAGACGCTGGACGCCTACTACAACCTCGACAACGGCACGGGCAAGATTCGCGGCGTGTATACGCAGGAGAACTATGCGATCGCTCCGATCTTCCGGCAGTGGCTGGCTCCGCTGGCCGACCTGGGTGCGACGACGATCAGCTATCGCAACACGGGCGGAACGGACCATCTTTCGTTCGACGCTGTTGGGCTGCCGGGATTCCAGTACATTCAGGACCCGATGGACTACGAGACGCGGACGCATCACTCGGACATGGACACGTTCGATCGGCTGCACGCGGCTGATCTGCAACAGGCGGCGGTGATCGAGGCGATCTTCCTCTACAACACGAGTGAGCGCGAGCAGATGATGCCGCGCAAGCCGTTCCCGCATCCGGAGCTGGACAGGCAGAAGTCGGCGCCGATCGAGGGGATCTATCCCAACGCTGAGAAGTAG
- a CDS encoding NIPSNAP family protein: protein MSALLSTSASAAADSPRSFLEIATWRLHNSDEEQSKRVAEFLRSGLFPAVTRAGAKPGAALSNLIGPDGPSLFSIVEYPSLTAMQNTLAALAADQEYDKASQALASGAGMPFVTMESSLLQCLSVLPQAAIPTDAATRKPRIFELRTYQSQSMAARVKKIGMFNNGEIATFQRLGMRPAFIGESIVGPRQPNITYMLSFDSLAEREKLWSAFGSDPEWKKLSAPPELKDAQIVANISNIMLRPLPFSPLK, encoded by the coding sequence ATGTCAGCTCTTCTCTCCACCTCGGCCAGCGCCGCCGCAGACTCGCCGCGCAGCTTCCTCGAGATCGCCACTTGGCGCTTGCATAACAGCGATGAGGAGCAGTCTAAACGTGTCGCCGAATTTCTCCGGAGCGGACTCTTCCCGGCGGTCACACGCGCAGGTGCAAAGCCCGGCGCCGCGCTCTCGAACCTGATCGGTCCCGACGGCCCCAGCCTCTTCTCGATCGTCGAGTACCCCTCGCTCACCGCGATGCAGAACACGCTCGCCGCACTCGCCGCCGACCAGGAGTACGACAAGGCCTCGCAGGCGCTGGCCTCCGGCGCGGGCATGCCCTTCGTCACCATGGAGTCGAGCCTGCTCCAGTGCCTCAGCGTCCTTCCGCAGGCGGCCATCCCCACCGACGCCGCCACGCGCAAGCCACGCATCTTCGAGCTGCGAACGTATCAGTCGCAGTCGATGGCAGCGCGCGTGAAGAAGATCGGCATGTTCAACAACGGCGAGATCGCCACCTTCCAACGATTGGGAATGCGCCCTGCCTTCATCGGCGAATCCATCGTCGGCCCGCGCCAGCCCAACATCACCTACATGCTTTCGTTCGACTCGCTCGCCGAGCGCGAGAAGCTGTGGAGCGCCTTCGGCTCCGACCCCGAGTGGAAGAAGCTCAGCGCGCCGCCTGAGCTCAAGGACGCGCAGATCGTCGCCAACATCTCGAACATCATGCTGCGCCCGCTGCCCTTCTCGCCGCTCAAGTAA
- the ruvB gene encoding Holliday junction branch migration DNA helicase RuvB: MNLNGPKGAEAERLVSAGRVDDDAAFELKLRPTKLSEFIGQTKAKEQLAIALEAAKSRGEALDHVLLFGPPGLGKTTLATIIANELSVGFQQTSGPALQIQGDLTAILTNIRDRQVLFLDEIHRLQPVLEEKLYTALEDYKLDIMIGQGPAARTHVMDIKPFTFVAATTRPGLLSSPLRSRFGILLRLEFYTDDELRFVVERSADVLGVPIDRDGAAEIAMRSRGTPRIANRLLRRVRDYAQVRAAGKIDRPTACKALELLEVDAHGFDELDRRLLRTIIEKYDGGPVGLNTLAAALAEEQDALEEVYEPFLIQIGFLDRTPRGRVATRLAYEHLGIEMPRKLSLF; encoded by the coding sequence ATTAACCTCAACGGCCCGAAGGGCGCGGAGGCCGAGCGCCTTGTTTCGGCGGGCCGCGTGGATGACGATGCGGCGTTTGAGCTGAAGCTGCGGCCTACGAAGCTCAGCGAGTTCATCGGCCAGACGAAGGCGAAGGAGCAGCTTGCGATTGCGCTCGAAGCGGCGAAGTCGCGTGGCGAGGCGTTGGACCATGTGCTGCTCTTCGGGCCTCCCGGGCTGGGCAAGACGACGCTCGCGACCATCATCGCGAACGAGCTGAGCGTGGGGTTTCAGCAGACGTCGGGGCCGGCGTTGCAGATCCAGGGCGACCTGACGGCGATCCTGACCAACATCCGCGACAGGCAGGTGCTGTTCCTCGATGAGATTCACCGCCTGCAGCCCGTGCTCGAGGAGAAGCTGTACACGGCCCTCGAGGACTACAAGCTGGACATCATGATCGGACAGGGCCCAGCGGCGCGCACGCACGTGATGGACATCAAGCCGTTCACGTTCGTGGCGGCGACGACGCGACCGGGGCTGCTGAGCTCGCCGCTGCGGTCGCGCTTCGGGATTCTGCTGCGGCTGGAGTTCTACACCGACGACGAGCTGCGGTTCGTCGTGGAGCGCTCGGCCGATGTGCTTGGCGTGCCCATCGACCGTGACGGCGCGGCCGAGATTGCGATGCGTTCGCGCGGGACGCCGCGTATCGCGAACCGCCTGCTGCGGCGCGTGCGCGACTACGCGCAGGTGCGTGCGGCGGGAAAGATCGACCGCCCGACGGCGTGCAAGGCCTTGGAGCTTCTCGAAGTGGACGCGCACGGCTTCGACGAGCTCGATCGGCGGCTGCTGCGCACCATCATCGAGAAGTATGACGGCGGCCCGGTGGGCCTGAATACGCTGGCAGCGGCGCTGGCTGAGGAGCAGGATGCACTCGAAGAGGTCTACGAGCCGTTCCTGATCCAGATCGGCTTCCTCGACCGGACCCCGCGCGGGCGCGTAGCTACGCGGCTGGCGTATGAGCATCTTGGGATCGAGATGCCGCGCAAGCTGAGTTTGTTTTAG
- the murQ gene encoding N-acetylmuramic acid 6-phosphate etherase, whose amino-acid sequence MNDLNLATLTTEARNPRTTNIDQISTLEMVTVINQEDQSVSLAVEKELPQIAHAIDEIAARFEKGGRLFYIGAGTSGRLGVLDASECPPTFSVPPTLVQGLIAGGDSALRKSSEKSEDSREQGAADLMAAGFGQGGAPDTLVGIAASGRTPYVIGAMEQAKKLGLLVVSLTCVAGSEMARVADIAIAPVTGPEVVTGSTRLKAGTATKLVLNMLSTGVMIRTGAVYGNLMVNVQASNEKLVDRAHRIIAEATGVDRAAAAKLLAEAGSVKVAIAMQKLGLDRASAKAKLDEANGKLSAVIR is encoded by the coding sequence ATGAACGACCTCAACCTAGCCACCCTCACCACCGAAGCTCGCAATCCGCGCACCACGAACATCGACCAGATCTCCACGCTCGAGATGGTCACTGTGATCAACCAGGAAGACCAGTCCGTCTCCCTCGCCGTTGAAAAAGAGCTACCGCAGATAGCCCACGCCATCGACGAGATCGCCGCGCGCTTCGAGAAGGGTGGCCGCCTCTTCTACATCGGAGCCGGGACCAGCGGCCGCCTGGGCGTGCTCGACGCCTCGGAGTGCCCGCCGACCTTCTCAGTGCCGCCGACGCTGGTGCAGGGACTCATCGCGGGCGGCGACTCCGCGCTGCGCAAGTCCAGCGAAAAGTCCGAGGACTCCCGCGAGCAGGGCGCAGCCGACCTGATGGCCGCGGGCTTCGGGCAGGGCGGAGCCCCCGACACACTGGTCGGCATCGCCGCCTCTGGCCGCACGCCGTACGTCATCGGAGCAATGGAGCAGGCAAAGAAGCTCGGCCTGCTCGTCGTCTCGCTCACCTGCGTCGCAGGCTCCGAGATGGCGCGCGTCGCCGACATCGCCATCGCGCCGGTCACCGGCCCCGAGGTCGTCACCGGCTCCACGCGGCTCAAGGCAGGCACCGCGACCAAGCTGGTGCTGAACATGCTCTCCACCGGGGTGATGATCCGCACCGGGGCCGTCTACGGCAACCTCATGGTCAACGTGCAGGCAAGCAACGAAAAGCTCGTCGACCGCGCCCACCGCATCATCGCCGAGGCGACCGGAGTCGACCGCGCTGCTGCCGCAAAACTTCTCGCCGAAGCTGGCAGCGTGAAGGTGGCGATTGCGATGCAGAAGCTCGGGCTGGATCGCGCATCAGCGAAAGCTAAACTTGACGAAGCCAATGGCAAGCTAAGCGCTGTTATCAGATGA
- a CDS encoding VWA domain-containing protein encodes MKPASIAALLLAVFSVAVYAQQPASVTPPSNDQPASNGDGTYTITRNARLVILDMVVTDKKGNVVTDLTKDDFHVTEMNEPQRVLNFTPAGTHVAPPNATIGSTAELDAVAPQAPVDIILLDEFNTRFEDMAFARYSLKKFLNRQPGKLETPTMLIAVSLQKFEVLHDYTQNKAELISSLNHHFAAYPWQAHQGGWVAERYATAFITLRRVAQAVIGHPGHKNMIWIGRGFPNLNMANMPIDVEDQVDSAVQDCVNTLRDARITLYTIDPAGLQIDQQKYGADAEFTDPFGGNYQFAKLATATGGGAMYGRNDVDAQIGTAIRDGASFYTLTYRPSSDSEDMQKFRRIKVTVSRPGLTVTTREGYYLQRAPVEVDPKRPAQLLIADLVSASTSTMVYDGVPLTLLRTPGDPNTFTIHVGARSLSWTNATGTEARHAEVVIMSATFDKKNKELKRDAKAITVNATGDNVPPSGHLERGIEFKYKLAPDPKAARVRFVIRVTTTGRIGTADVDLTKPPPPVTASTAVNPATETAH; translated from the coding sequence ATGAAACCTGCCAGCATCGCCGCGCTCCTCCTTGCTGTCTTTTCTGTTGCCGTCTATGCGCAACAGCCTGCCTCTGTCACGCCGCCATCGAACGACCAGCCTGCGTCCAACGGCGATGGAACCTATACCATCACGCGCAATGCGCGGCTTGTCATCCTCGACATGGTCGTAACCGATAAGAAAGGCAACGTCGTCACCGACCTCACGAAGGACGACTTTCACGTCACCGAGATGAACGAGCCGCAGCGGGTGCTCAACTTCACGCCCGCCGGCACCCACGTCGCTCCGCCCAATGCCACCATCGGCTCCACGGCAGAGCTTGACGCTGTCGCGCCGCAGGCCCCGGTCGACATCATCCTGCTCGACGAGTTCAACACGCGCTTTGAGGACATGGCCTTTGCCCGCTACTCGCTCAAGAAGTTCCTCAACCGGCAGCCGGGCAAGCTGGAGACGCCGACGATGCTCATCGCCGTCAGCTTGCAGAAGTTCGAGGTCCTGCACGACTATACGCAGAACAAAGCCGAACTGATCTCCTCGCTCAACCACCACTTCGCGGCCTATCCGTGGCAGGCGCACCAGGGCGGTTGGGTCGCCGAGCGCTACGCCACGGCCTTCATCACGCTGCGGCGCGTGGCCCAGGCCGTCATCGGACATCCCGGCCACAAGAACATGATCTGGATCGGCCGCGGCTTTCCCAATCTCAATATGGCGAACATGCCTATCGATGTCGAGGACCAGGTCGACAGCGCCGTGCAGGATTGCGTGAATACGCTTCGCGACGCGCGCATCACCCTTTACACCATCGACCCCGCCGGCCTTCAGATCGACCAGCAGAAGTACGGCGCCGACGCCGAGTTCACCGACCCTTTCGGCGGCAACTACCAGTTCGCCAAGCTGGCCACCGCCACCGGCGGCGGCGCCATGTACGGCCGCAACGACGTCGACGCGCAGATCGGCACCGCCATCCGCGACGGCGCCAGCTTCTACACCCTCACCTATCGCCCCTCCAGCGACTCCGAGGACATGCAGAAGTTTCGCAGGATCAAGGTCACCGTCTCGCGCCCCGGGTTGACCGTCACCACCCGCGAGGGCTACTACCTGCAACGCGCCCCGGTCGAGGTCGATCCGAAAAGGCCCGCGCAGCTGCTGATTGCCGACCTGGTCTCGGCGAGCACCAGCACCATGGTCTACGACGGCGTGCCCCTCACCCTGCTCCGCACGCCAGGCGACCCCAACACCTTCACCATCCACGTGGGTGCGCGCAGCCTCTCGTGGACGAACGCCACCGGCACCGAGGCGCGGCACGCCGAGGTCGTCATTATGTCGGCCACCTTCGACAAGAAGAACAAGGAGCTGAAGCGCGATGCCAAGGCGATCACGGTCAACGCCACCGGCGACAACGTTCCGCCAAGCGGCCATCTCGAGCGCGGCATCGAATTCAAGTACAAGCTGGCTCCCGATCCCAAAGCGGCCCGCGTCCGCTTCGTGATTCGGGTAACGACAACCGGGCGCATCGGCACGGCCGACGTCGACCTCACCAAGCCGCCACCGCCTGTCACAGCCTCGACGGCCGTAAACCCGGCAACAGAGACTGCGCACTGA